A region from the Salvia splendens isolate huo1 chromosome 15, SspV2, whole genome shotgun sequence genome encodes:
- the LOC121768485 gene encoding (+)-pulegone reductase-like, with the protein MGEEISNKQVVLSNYVKTSLKESDMSLRTSKIQLKIPSGCDGTVLVKNLYLSIDPFILALMKNQELELPSFTLDSPIYGFGVSKVLDSSHPNFKTGELVWGFTGWEEYSLIKDPDQLFKVQDKDLPLSYYIGILGMPGMTAYVGFFKYCSPKKGETVYVSAASGAVGQLVGQFAKIAGCYVVGSAGSKEKVDLLKNKFGFDEAFNYKEEQDYNAALKRYFPDGIDIYFDNVGGKMLEAVLNNMRLNGRVALCGMISQYNSLEQPEGIHNLINALVKRVRMEGFFTSDHYHLYPKFLEMVVPLIKEEKITYVEDIAEGIESAPGALFGLYSGRNVGKLLVVVARE; encoded by the exons ATGGGTGAGGAAATTAGCAACAAGCAAGTGGTACTCAGCAACTATGTCAAAACATCTTTGAAAGAATCCGATATGTCGCTGagaacttccaaaattcagctCAAAATTCCCAGCGGTTGCGACGGCACCGTTTTGGTGAAGAATCTCTACTTATCCATCGATCCTTTTATTCTTGCCCTCATGAAGAATCAGGAGCTCGAATTACCTTCTTTCACGCTGGATTCT CCTATTTATGGATTTGGAGTGTCGAAAGTACTAGATTCGTCTCATCCAAATTTCAAGACGGGCGAGCTAGTTTGGGGGTTTACTGGCTGGGAGGAGTATAGCCTTATTAAAGATCCAGACCAATTGTTTAAGGTTCAAGATAAAGATTTGCCCCTCTCTTATTATATAGGGATTCTTG GCATGCCTGGCATGACAGCTTATGTTGGTTTTTTCAAGTATTGCTCTCCCAAAAAGGGGGAAACTGTGTATGTCTCTGCTGCATCCGGAGCTGTTGGTCAGCTCGTTGGTCAGTTTGCAAAGATCGCAGGGTGTTACGTTGTTGGGAGTGCGGGGAGCAAAGAAAAG GTCGATCTCTTGAAGAACAAATTCGGGTTTGACGAAGCATTCAACTACAAAGAAGAGCAAGACTATAATGCAGCGTTGAAGAG GTACTTCCCCGATGGCATCGACATCTACTTTGACAACGTAGGAGGGAAGATGCTCGAAGCGGTGCTAAACAACATGAGACTCAACGGCCGTGTTGCGCTTTGTGGGATGATCTCCCAATACAACAGCCTTGAGCAGCCCGAAGGCATCCACAACTTGATTAACGCATTAGTAAAACGGGTCCGTATGGAAGGATTTTTCACTAGCGACCACTACCATCTCTACCCCAAGTTCCTGGAGATGGTTGTGCCTCTAATCAAGGAAGAGAAGATCACATACGTCGAAGACATAGCCGAAGGCATTGAAAGCGCGCCTGGGGCTCTCTTTGGCTTATACTCCGGTCGCAACGTAGGGAAGCTGTTGGTGGTGGTTGCTCGTGAGTAA